In the Sandaracinus amylolyticus genome, CTACGAGGCGCGCGGCGAGCACGACGTGACGCTGGTGCTCGAGGACGACGACGGAGAGAGCGCGAGCGTGACCGTAGTCGTCACCTTCGGGACGGCGGGCGGCGACGCCGGGATCGGCGGCGGCGACGCGGGCATCGCTGCGGACGGTGGAGCGGTGGTGCGGCCCGCGTCGTCGGGCTGTGGATGCAGCGTGCAGCCGGCGCTCGGGCCGGGCGCGACGGGCTGGGCGTTCCTCGTCCTCGCGCTCGTCGCGATGCGACGCCGTCGCGGCTGAGCGCAGCACGGGACGCGCGCCGTGATCGAGACGGCGCGGCGCGCGTCGTGCGATCCTCCTCGTCACGCGAGAGGGGGTGGAGATGCGCGAGGGACGAGCGATCGGGATCGCGGCGTGGCTGGCGGTGTGCGCGTGGACGACCGGCTGTGACGAGGGCGGCGGCAGCATCACGCTCGACGAGTACGGCGCGGAGTCGGCCGAGGCGACCTGCGCGACGATCGAGCGCTGCTACGGGCCGGATCTCGTCGAGGCGCTCGCGGGGCCCGACTGCGTCGGCAGCGCGCAGCGCACGCTCGAGCAGGCGTCGCTGCCGCAGATCGAGGCGGCGATCGCGGCGGGCACGGTGCAGTACGACGGCGCGGCGGCGCGCGAGTGCGTCGACGCGGTGGCCGATGCGTCGTGCGCGGCGATCGATCGCGCGTCACTCCCGGCGTGCGAGGACGCCTTCGTGGGCACGGTCGCGGCGGGCGGCGCGTGCGCGCTGGACGAGGAGTGCGCCGGCGACGCGTTCTGCCGCATCGAGCTGACGTGCCCGGGCACCTGTCAGGCGCGCGTGCCGAGCGGCAGCGCGTGCGAGGGCGACGACGAGTGCCAGGCCGCGCTGCGCTGTCTCGGCGGCACGTGTCAGGCGCCCGCGCGCGAAGGTGCGGCGTGCGGTGGCGGCACCGAGATCGAGTGCGCCGCGGGGCTCGTGTGCCTCGGCCAGCAGGAGCCGAGCGCGACGATGCCCGAGGGTCGCACCGGGCTCTGTCGCTCGCTCCCCGCGACCCAGACCGCGGCGATCGGCGCGACGTGTGATCCCGACAACGGTCCGCTGTGCGTGAGCGGCGTGTCGTGCGCGCTCATCGGCGTGACCGCGGGGACGACTCCGGTGTTCGAGTGCGTCGCGGCGTCGACCTCGGGCGGCGCGTGCAACCTCGGGTTCCCCGATCCCTGCCCGTTCGATCACACCTGCGAAGGAGTCGATCTCGCGATGGGCGACTTCGAGGGCACTTGCGTCGCGCTCCCGCGCGCGGGCGAGCCCTGTCCGAACAACCGCTGCGGGCGCGACGCGTGGTGCTCGAGTGGGACGTGCCGCGCGGTGCAGAGCATCGGCTCGGCGTGCACCAGTGACGCCGATTGCTTCTCGGGATTCTGCGACGGCGGGACGTGCGCCGAGGGAGTGCTCTGCACCGAGCGCTGAATTCGAGACTGGCACTCTCGATTCGCGAGAGTGCCAGTCGTCGTCTGGCTCAGCGCAGGACGCCTTCGGGCAATTCGCCCGACTTCTCCACGGCCTCGGGGTCCTTCCACGTTCCCATCAGTCGGTCCCAGAACGTGAAGAACTGCCCGTAGTTGTAGTCGTAGTACCAGTGGTGCAGCGTGTGGTGGCCCGTGTAGTTGATCCACTTGAACCGCACGAACGACACGCGGTCGTGGATCATCACCGACCACACCGACACGAAGCTCACCATCACCAGGTAGATCGGCCCGTAGAGCGGGAAGATGAAGCCGAAGAGGTGATGCGGGAGCGCCTGCAGGAACGAGTCGAGCGGGTGGAACGCCATGCTCACCCACGACGTCGTGACGCGCCACTCGTGGTGGTACTTGTGGAGCCAGTGATAGCCCTTGTCCGTGTGCAGCCAGCGATGTGCCCAGTAGATGCACGTCTCGGTGAACACGAGGTAGAGGACGAAGCTCGCGGCGAGCCAGCCCCAGCCGTACTCGCCGATGTCCCAGTAGATGCGGCTGTGCCCGCTCGCGATGAGGATGTGGAACGGCATCATCAGCACGACGTTGCCGATCGTGCCGATGACACCCCACTTCTGCGCGGCGCGATTGGCCTTCGCGTCCGGCGTGTACGTCGGGTGGAAGCGCTCCTTGCCCCAGACGAAGAAGATCAGATAGCTGAGGCCCGAGAGCGTGAAGTACAGCGTGAGACCCGCGATCGTCAGGAAGACGAACTGGTTGAGCGGAGTCTCTGGAATGCCGAGCAGACGCAGGATCATGGCGGCCGAGACTACGACCGGGCAGGGGGATCGGTCGAGCCGCGTCGGGGGTGCGCCGTGAGAGAGCAGGGTGCGCCGTATCGCTGCTCCAGGATGGTGCGACGCGCGCGGATGATCGTTGTTTCGTCAACGGATCGCGCGCGGCACGAGCATCGCAATCGACGCCTCGCGAGGACTCGAAGACCGTCCAGCGCTCCGGCAGTCGGGCGGCGTCCTCGGGAAGGCGGCGGACATGGGCATCGACATCCGGTTCTGGGGCGTGCGCGGGAGCATCGCATCGCCCGGCCCGCGCACTGCGGGCGTCGGCGGCAACACGAGCTGCGTCGAGGTGCGCTGCGGCGATCGTGTGGTCGTGCTCGACGTCGGCACGGGCGCGCGGGGGCTCGGCGATCGCCTCGCGCGCGAGGGCGTGGAGGACGTGCAGGTGCTGCTCTCGCATCTGCACTGGGATCACATCCAGGGGCTGCCCTTCTTCGCGCCGGCGTGGATCCCCGGGCGGCGCGTCACGATGCGCGGCGCGCCCTCGACGTCGACGCCGGGGCTCTCGCTCGAGGGCTCGATCGCCGCGCAGATGATGCCGCCGCACTTCCCGGTGCGGCTCGAGGACATGCGCGCGACCATCGCGTTCGAAGAGATCGCGCTCGGCCGCGACGTCGCGATCGACGACGTGATCGTGCGCGCGGCGCGGCTCGCGCATCCGGGTGGGGTGCTCGGGTGGCGCATCGAGCACGCGGGGCGGAGCGTGGTGTACGCGACCGACACCGAGCACGTCGTGGGCGGCGAGCCCGACGCGACGCTGGTGGAGCTCGCGCGCGATGCCGACGTGCTGATCTACGACGCGATGGACAGCGACGAGGAGCACGCGACGCGCATCGGGTGGGGCCACTCGACGTGGAGCGCGGGCGTCGCGGTGGCGGACGCGGCGCGCGTGGGGCAGCTCGTGCTGTTCCACCACGATCCGCAGCGCGACGACGACGCGGTGGAGGCGATCGAGCGCGTCGCGGCGGAGCGGCGCCACGGCACGATCGCGGCGCGCGAGGGCATGGTGATCGGCCTCGGAGGGAGGAGCGAGGCGAGGGCGGCGTGAGCGCCGCAGCGAGCGCGTACGACGACGAGCGCGCGTCGTATGATCCGCGCTCGATGACCCGGCTCTCGCTCCTCGTCGAGCTCGCGTCCACCCTCGCGCGCGAGATCGATCTCGACGCGTGGCTCGCGAGCGCCGCCCACGCGCTCGCGTCGGCGATGAGCGCGGAGCGCGCGTCGATCTGGCTGGTCGACGCGGAGGAGGGCGACCTCGTGACACGGGTCGCGGTGCTGCCCGAGTTGCCCGCGCTGCGGCAGCGCATCGGCGCGGGCGTGGTCGGCACGGTCGCGCGCACCGGCGAGGTGCTGCGCATCGACGACGCGTCGCGCGATCCGCGCTTCGATCCCAGCGCCGATCGCGTGACCGGGTTCACCACGCGATCGATCCTCGCCGCGCCGATCCGCGAGGACGCGAGCGCGCCGGTGCGCGGCGTGGTGCAGGTGCTCAACGCGAAGAGTGGTGCGTTCGACGCGGAGGACGCGGCGTACCTCGACGTGCTGGGGCGCGAGCTCGGTCGCGCGCTCGCGATGACCACGCTGCGGCCCGACGACGCGAGCGGGCCCGGGCTCGTGCTGCGCGGTCCGTTCAACCGGATCGTCGGCCGTGGTGCCGCGATGGAGGCGGTCTACGAGCGCGTGGGCCTCGCGGCGCAGACCGACGCGACCGTGCTGCTGCGCGGCGAGACCGGCACCGGCAAGACGCTGCTGGCGCGCGCGATCCACGTGAACTCGCCGCGGCGCGACGGGCCCTTCGTGACGGTCGACTGCACGACGCTGCCGCCCCAGCTGGTCGAGAGCGAGCTCTTCGGGCACGAGCGCGGGGCGTTCACCGGCGCCGATCGACGGGTGCGCGGGCGCGTGGAGATGGCGAGCGGAGGCACGCTCTTCCTCGACGAGATCGGCGATCTTCCGCCGGAGATCCAGGGGAAGTTGCTGCGCTTCGTGCAGGACCGCGTGTTCGAGCGCGTCGGTGGGCGCGAGACGCTGCGCGCCGACGTGCGCTTGCTCTGCGCCACCCACCACGACCTCGAGCGCGCGGTCGAGGAGGGGCGCTTCCGGCGCGACCTCTACTATCGAATTCGTGTGCTCGAGATCGAGGTGCCGCGCCTCGCGTCGCGCGGGCCCGACGAGATCGAGCGGCTCGCGCGTCACTTCGCGGATCTGTACGCGAAGCGGCACGGACGGCCCGAGCCGCGCTTCGAGGAGGACGCGCTCGACGCGCTGCGCGCGCACGCGTGGCCCGGCAACGTGCGCGAGCTCGAGCACTGGATCGAGAGCGCGCTGGTGCTCGCGCCGGATGGAGCAATTCGGCGCTCGAGGTTCCCCGCGCAGCGCGGGGGCGCGGAGCCGAAGCGCGAGGCGCGCGACGCCGTGGTGCTCGCGCCGAACCAGAAGCTCGACGACGCGATGCGCGAGTACGTGCGCGCGACGGTGCAGGCCCTCGGCGGCAATCGCAGCGAAGCTGCGCGCCGGCTCGGCGTCTCGCGGAACACCATCGCGCGCGCGATGCGGGAGTGAGTCCTTGCCGGAGTGCTCGACCCGCAGGTCCCGAGCGATCAGTCCTCGGGGAACGCGGCGCGACACGCCGCGAGACGCGCCTCGTCGATCGGTGCCTCGGCGAGCTGGGGCGGCGTCGCGAAGGCGGCGTTCGAGAAGTCGAACATGTCGAGCATCGGCCACGCGTTCGCGTCGCGCGCGCTCATCGCGGGCAGCAGGTAGCGCGCCTGCAGGAGGCGCACGACGCTCGAGAGATCGGTGACGCGATCGGACACGTGCGCGGGTCGCGAGTACGGGCTCACGATGACGAGCGGCACGCGGAACCCGAGGCGATCGAAGTCGCCCGCGGCGTGCGAGGGACCGAGCGCGGGCGCGTGATCGCCGGGCGGGCACGCCTCGGGGGGAGGCACGTGATCGTAGAACCCGCCCCACTCGTCGTAGGTCAGGATGATCGCGGACTCGCGCCAGATCGGGCTCGCCATGATCATCGTGACGATCTCGCGGATCCACGCCTGGCCGTTCTGCACGTCGGCGTGCGGGTGCTCGTCGTGCGCGTCGATGCCCTGCGCGAAGTCCCACGAGGGATCGATGTACGTGACCTCGGCGACGTCGCCGCTCGCGAGATCGGCGGCGAAGTGATCGTACGAGCGGATGCGCACGCGCTGCGCCGGTGCGAGCGCCCAGTGCGGATACGCGCCGTACACGAAGGGCACGGTCTCGTAGTAGATGCGCCACGACACGCCGGCGCGATCGAGCTGCTGGTAGATGATGTGATCGCCCTCCGCGGGGAGGTTCTCGCGCGGGATGGCGTCGTTCGAGACGAGACCGAACGACGTGCCGCTCAGGGAGTACTCGCGGTTGACCCACGTCGGCCCGAGCATCGAGCAGTGGTGGTGATCGCTCATCGCGAACGTGCGGTAGAGGTCCCAGTAGAACGGCAGATCGGAGCCGTCGTACCAGCCCATCGCGCGTCGACCGTCGGGATCGTTCTGGCGCACGAAGCCGTCGTTCGCGCCGCCGTTCCACTGGGTGTGACCCGCGTTCCAGCTGTGGCCGGTGTCGCTGGTGCAGTACTCGGTCTGGTGGAACGTCGAGACCGGCGCGCCGCCGGTGTCGGGGTTCGTCGCGCCTTCGGCGGGCAGGCCTTCGACGCCGGGCATCGTGCCGAAGTAGTGATCGAACGAGCGGTTCTCCTGCATCAGCAGGAACCAATGGCGGATCGGGATGTCGCCGCCGATCGGATGCTCCGCGCCGATCGTCTCCCAGGGCATCGCGCCGCGCGTGAACGTGCACGACTCGCGGCCTGCGGCGGCCTCGCTCTCGGGGATGCGCTCGTACGGTCCGGCGTCGTAGGGCTCTCGGTATGCGTCGACGCCGGCGTCGGTGGGCGCGGCATCGTCGTCGCCGCACGCGGCGAAGAGTGTGGTCGAGAGCACGACTGGAAGGAGCGCGCGTCGCATCGTGGGCCTCGTCAGAAGGTGCGGAGATCGAGCTCGGGTCCGAGCACGAAGTCGTTGGCGTCGGCGGTCGAGTGGCAGTGGTTGCAGCTCAGGAGCGCGCCGCCCTGCGGCGCCGTGTAGCCGTCGCCCATCGGCGGGCTCTCGCCGCGCCACTGGATGTGCGGGACGCGGATCCCGTCGTCGCCGAGGTCGAGGTGGAGCTCGAAGAACTCCCAGCCGCGGGCGCCGCTCGCGTTGTAGGGCGCGCCGCGCTTGACCATCGCGTGGGCTTCCCAGTGCGTGGCGTCGGGGCCGCGCGTCAGGCGCACGATCGTCGTGCCGACCGGGAACTCGCGGGCGCCCTGGGGCGGACGCGCGCTCAGGTAGACGGTGCTGACGCCTCCGGGATGGATCGGCGGGACCGAGTCGGGGCCGCGGTCGAACGCGATCCAGTGGTCGAAGTGCAGGAAGTCGGCGTCGGATGCGACGTGCTCGCGTGGCGCCTCGGACGCGCGCGTGCCGCACGCGACGAGCGCGAGGGCGAAGAGCGCGGTGCGGGCGCGAGCCATGCGCCGCGATGATGCGTCAAATCGCTGACCCGTTGGTCACGATTGTGCGACAAGAGTCACGGGGTGTTTTCAGCCGACGGGCATCTTCGGCAGGCCGAGGCGCACCGAGAGGCCCTGCTCGTCGACGTCGAAGCGCTCGATGACGAGGGCGTCCATGACCAACGCGGCGGCGGGCGCGCTCTGCGATGCCGCGCGCACGGCGGGGCAGGTGCGCAGATCGACGCGGAGCTTCTCGCCTTCGCGATCGACCATCGCGCCCGCATCGATGCCGCCTTCGGTCGGCGGAAGGAACGGGCCCCACACCGCGCGCGCGACGAGCGCCGCGATCATGCCCGCGACGTCGCGCAGCTTCGCGTCGCTCGCGGCCTCGGGCGGATCGACCGCGAACACGATCTCCTTCGCGCCGCGCGGTGCGAAGCGCGCGCTCTCGGGGATCAACGCGGCGGCGATGGCGCGGCCCGACTCGAGCTCCGCGGTGATCTCGATGCGGCCGTCGCGGGTGCGCACGCTCGCGGCGCTCACGGTGCCTGCGCGCAGCACGGCGCGCGCGAGCTGTCGCTCGGGGATGCGCGCGCGTCGATCGCGGAGCTCGCGCAGCACGTCGCGGGCGCGCGCGAAGGGCGTGTTGCCGAGGGCCTCGCGCGCGCTGGCGGCAGCGTCGCGCACGCGGCTACGGAAGCGATCGAGTCGGTCCCCCATCGAACGGGCGGACCGTAGCACGCGCGTGCGAGCGAGACCCGGTGTCCTCAGTCGTCGTCGAGATCGGTGTCGTCGCTCTCGTCGACGTCCGCCGTCGCGAACGGCTCGACCGGCATCGGCACGACGCGCGACGGCATCACCGGCATCGCGCTGCGCTTGAGGTAGCCGTGCAGGCCGTGGGTGAAGCCCTCGTCGCGCAGCGCGCCCACGATCGGCGAGCCGTGCGTGGGCTCGCCGTCGACGCTCGCGATCAGGATCGCCTTCCGGCGTCCGCTCTCGACGAGCTCGGCGAGCGCGCGCGCGATCGCGCGGATCGCGTGGCCGCGATCGGGCTCGGCCTCGGGCAGGAACGTGATCAAGCTGCGCTCGGTGCGGCCGAGCCATGCGATCGGTCGTCCCTCGCGCAGCACGACCTGCGCGCCGCTCGCGCGCTGCGGTCGGGCGGTCGCGCGGGTCTCGGGCCAGGCGAGCGCTGCGCCGTAGGGCTGCGCGGGATCGGTCGCGGCGATCACGAACGTGCGCGCCGGCTCGGTGGGATCGCGGTGCGCGCGCAGTCGATCGTCGGCGCCCGGGAGCGCGAACTGCGCAGCGCCGAGCCCCGCGACGAAGAACCCGCGCCGCACGCGTCCCGCCTCTTCCATCGTGCGCAGCACCGGATACACCGCGCCGAACCCGCCGAGCACACCTTCGCGCTGAACGCCCTCGCGCGTGACCACGCCGTGTCGCTCGAGCAGCGTGCGCGCGAGCGCGGCGCGTCGCTCGGTCTCGCTCGGTCCGGCGGTCGTCGGCAGCAACGACCAACGTCCTTCGCTCCCCGGCGGGCCCACGCGGCGCGCGGCCTGGAAGCGCGAAGGTCGACGGCGATCGCGCTTGCTCGACGTGCTCGCCGCGCCGAGCGAGCGCAGCGGCGCGAGGGTGTCGTTCGTCACCTCGCCGGCCCACACGAGATCCCAGAGCGCGCTCAGCGCGTCCTGCGGGAACCCGCCCACCTCGCGCGCGATCTCGGCGAAGAAGAGCGCACCGCGGCGCGAGAGCACGTCGCGCACCTTCGCGGCGAGCGTGCCTTCTGCGGGCGCCGGCGGAGGAGCGAGCAGCGGGTACGAGCTCGCGAAGTAGATCGCGACGCGCCCCACGCCGGGCGCGAGCGGCTCGACGCCGCGCCACACGACCTCACCCGACGCGCAGAGCTGATCGAGATCGCCCTGTCGGTATCCATCGACGCGTGCGGGGAGGATCTCGCGCTCGAGCACGTCGGCGGGGACGGGCGCGCCCTCGAGCTGCTCGATCGCGCGGAAGAGCGCGTCGACGCCGCGCCGCGGACCGCCGCCCGACGCGGGCGCGATGCCGTTCCACTCGAGCAGGAAGCGCGTGTACGCGGCGGGCTCGACCGGCTCGATCTCGGCGCGAAGGCGCGCGAGGGAGCGGCGCTTCACCGAGCGCAGGACCTCGGCATCGCAGAGATCGAGGCCGCGCGCGCCGGGCACGAGCTCGCCTTCGATCACACGACCGCGCGCGATCAGGCGTTCGACCGCGGCGCGCACCGGCGCGATCCCGAGGCCCCATCGCGCGGCGAGATCGGCGGCGCGGAAGGGCCCGTGGGTGCGCGCCCAGCGCGAGACGAAATCGCCGAGCGGGTCACCGACCGGCTCGAGGAACGCGGCCGGCGTTCCGGGCGGCGG is a window encoding:
- a CDS encoding sterol desaturase family protein gives rise to the protein MILRLLGIPETPLNQFVFLTIAGLTLYFTLSGLSYLIFFVWGKERFHPTYTPDAKANRAAQKWGVIGTIGNVVLMMPFHILIASGHSRIYWDIGEYGWGWLAASFVLYLVFTETCIYWAHRWLHTDKGYHWLHKYHHEWRVTTSWVSMAFHPLDSFLQALPHHLFGFIFPLYGPIYLVMVSFVSVWSVMIHDRVSFVRFKWINYTGHHTLHHWYYDYNYGQFFTFWDRLMGTWKDPEAVEKSGELPEGVLR
- a CDS encoding MBL fold metallo-hydrolase; this translates as MGIDIRFWGVRGSIASPGPRTAGVGGNTSCVEVRCGDRVVVLDVGTGARGLGDRLAREGVEDVQVLLSHLHWDHIQGLPFFAPAWIPGRRVTMRGAPSTSTPGLSLEGSIAAQMMPPHFPVRLEDMRATIAFEEIALGRDVAIDDVIVRAARLAHPGGVLGWRIEHAGRSVVYATDTEHVVGGEPDATLVELARDADVLIYDAMDSDEEHATRIGWGHSTWSAGVAVADAARVGQLVLFHHDPQRDDDAVEAIERVAAERRHGTIAAREGMVIGLGGRSEARAA
- a CDS encoding sigma-54-dependent Fis family transcriptional regulator — protein: MTRLSLLVELASTLAREIDLDAWLASAAHALASAMSAERASIWLVDAEEGDLVTRVAVLPELPALRQRIGAGVVGTVARTGEVLRIDDASRDPRFDPSADRVTGFTTRSILAAPIREDASAPVRGVVQVLNAKSGAFDAEDAAYLDVLGRELGRALAMTTLRPDDASGPGLVLRGPFNRIVGRGAAMEAVYERVGLAAQTDATVLLRGETGTGKTLLARAIHVNSPRRDGPFVTVDCTTLPPQLVESELFGHERGAFTGADRRVRGRVEMASGGTLFLDEIGDLPPEIQGKLLRFVQDRVFERVGGRETLRADVRLLCATHHDLERAVEEGRFRRDLYYRIRVLEIEVPRLASRGPDEIERLARHFADLYAKRHGRPEPRFEEDALDALRAHAWPGNVRELEHWIESALVLAPDGAIRRSRFPAQRGGAEPKREARDAVVLAPNQKLDDAMREYVRATVQALGGNRSEAARRLGVSRNTIARAMRE
- a CDS encoding phospholipase C, which encodes MRRALLPVVLSTTLFAACGDDDAAPTDAGVDAYREPYDAGPYERIPESEAAAGRESCTFTRGAMPWETIGAEHPIGGDIPIRHWFLLMQENRSFDHYFGTMPGVEGLPAEGATNPDTGGAPVSTFHQTEYCTSDTGHSWNAGHTQWNGGANDGFVRQNDPDGRRAMGWYDGSDLPFYWDLYRTFAMSDHHHCSMLGPTWVNREYSLSGTSFGLVSNDAIPRENLPAEGDHIIYQQLDRAGVSWRIYYETVPFVYGAYPHWALAPAQRVRIRSYDHFAADLASGDVAEVTYIDPSWDFAQGIDAHDEHPHADVQNGQAWIREIVTMIMASPIWRESAIILTYDEWGGFYDHVPPPEACPPGDHAPALGPSHAAGDFDRLGFRVPLVIVSPYSRPAHVSDRVTDLSSVVRLLQARYLLPAMSARDANAWPMLDMFDFSNAAFATPPQLAEAPIDEARLAACRAAFPED